A stretch of the Agelaius phoeniceus isolate bAgePho1 chromosome 1, bAgePho1.hap1, whole genome shotgun sequence genome encodes the following:
- the GFUS gene encoding GDP-L-fucose synthase — protein sequence MTEVTKRILVTGGTGLVGRAIEKVVANGEGQPDEEWIFVSSRDADLTSSSETKALFERHKPTHVIHLAAMVGGLFKNIRSNLDFWRTNIHINDNVLHCAHESGVQKVVSCLSTCIFPDKTTYPIDETMIHNGPPHSSNFGYSYAKRMIDVQNRGYSEQHGRRFTAVIPTNVFGPHDNFNIEDGHVLPGLIHKVYLAKQSGSALTVWGTGKPRRQFIYSLDLARLFIWVLREYDEVEPIILSVGEEDEVSIREAAEAIAEAMEFRGELVFDTTKSDGQFKKTASNAKLRRYLPEFQFTPFRKAVKETCAWFNANYANARK from the exons ATGACGGAGGTGACCAAGCGCATCCTGGTGACAGGAGGCACTGGCCTGGTGGGCAGAGCCATCGAGAAGGTGGTGGCCAATGGAGAGGGGCAGCCGGACGAGGAGTGGATCTTCGTGTCCTCCCGGGACGCCGACTTGAC GAGCAGCTCCGAGACCAAAGCCCTGTTTGAGAGGCACAAGCCCACCCACGTCATCCACCTGGCCGCCATGGTCGGAGGCCTCTTCAAAAACATCCGCTCCAACCTGGATTTTTGG AGGACAAACATCCACATCAACGACAACGTCCTGCACTGTGCCCACGAGTCAGGGGTGCAGAAGGTGGTCTCCTGCCTCTCCACCTGCATCTTCCCAGACAAGACCACCTATCCCATCGATGAGACCATG ATCCACAACGGGCCACCTCACAGCTCCAACTTTGGCTACTCCTACGCCAAGAGGATGATTGATGTCCAAAACAG GGGTTATTCCGAGCAGCATGGCCGACGCTTCACCGCCGTCattcccaccaatgtcttcGGGCCACACGACAACTTCAACATTGAGGATGGCCACGTCCTGCCAGGGCTCATCCACAAGGTCTACCTGGCCAAAC AATCCGGCTCTGCTCTGACCGTCTGGGGAACAGGCAAGCCCAGGAGACAGTTCATCTATTCCCTG GACCTGGCCCGACTTTTCATTTGGGTGCTGCGGGAATATGATGAGGTGGAACCAATCATTTTGTCAG TGGGAGAAGAAGATGAAGTCTCCATCCGGGAAGCAGCAGAGGCCATCGCAGAGGCCATGGAATTCAGGGGAGAGCTCGTT TTTGACACCACCAAGTCCGATGGGCAGTTCAAGAAGACGGCCAGCAATGCCAAGCTCCGGCGGTACCTGCCCGAATTCCAGTTCACACCTTTCAGGAAAG CCGTGAAGGAAACCTGTGCCTGGTTCAACGCCAACTATGCCAACGCCAGGAAGTGA
- the LOC143693342 gene encoding protein brambleberry-like, whose protein sequence is MWEVLPTLLAPQVPPPAGIHGTLSIPIMLLQSSWAVLLLCTTAGFLGWLGLAVPPEKEELWEAWMRSPLNETPVAQLMQDIAHRMGNLSSRGAAELQGGHQAVPSYLHQEQERHQDIHSQPESILVLQEVMEKLQKVNQSLELMLTALEDAQSHLEKHLEHLKAIPDLGGQSQSVTSSCIPHSSYFTLLALPLVPASFQAIFLLLFLASSALGIPAISILLVLAAAGHWLLASGCRGARRIRPGVSWEKARYRLTSTPERECDMELLQEELDRMEMSCLQNERCPQEPSHLEQPQEVVGDIPKFTGQVSPDPDVQRTTRSSCGVTPEPVMHAGKLREPKLCSPRANMSLCQGLTRAGQRCRKKAIPGLEFCHIHTSSSSLAMDSSPHF, encoded by the exons ATGTGGGAGGTGCTTCCCACTCTCCTGGCCCCACAGGTCCCCCCACCCGCCGGCATCCACGG GACCCTCTCCATTCCCATCATGCTGCTccagagctcctgggctgtgctgctcctctgcaccactgctgggtttttggggtggctGGGCCTTGCCGTCCCCCCAGAGAAG GAGGAGCTCTGGGAGGCCTGGATGAGGTCGCCTCTGAATGAGACCCCCGTGGCCCAGCTCATGCAGGACATCGCCCACCGGATGG GGAATTTGAGCAGCCGTGGGGCTGCGGAGCTCCAGGGAGGACACCAAGCTGTCCCATCCTACCTCCATCAGGAGCAGGAAAGACATCAGGATATTCATTCCCAACCAG AGAGCATCCTGGTCCTTCAGGAGGtgatggagaagctgcagaaggTCAACCAGAGCTTGGAGCTGATGCTGACAGCCTTGGAAGACGCACAAAGCCATCTGGAaaagcacctggagcacctcaaAGCCATCCCTGACCTGGGTG gtcaGAGCCAAAGTGTCAcctcctcctgcatcccacacAGCTCATACTTCACGCTCCTGGCTCTCCCACTGGTGCCAGCATCATTCCAGGCCatctttctcctcctcttcctcgctTCCAGCGCCCTCGGCATTCCAGCCATCTCCATTCTCCTGGTCCTTGCTGCAGCAG GGCATTGGCTGCTGGCATCTGGCTGCCGTGGTGCCAGAAGGATCCGGCCAGGGGTTTCCTGGGAAAAGGCTCGGTACCGTCTCACCTCCACCCCGGAGAG GGAATGCGATATGGAGCTGCTGCAAGAGGAGTTGGACAGGATGGAGATGAGCTGCCTGCAAAATGAGAGGTGCCCACAAG AGCCTTCacacctggagcagccccaaGAGGTGGTCGGGGACATTCCCAAATTCACAGGGCAGGTGTCACCTGACCCCGATGTCCAGAGGACAACACGGAGCTCGTGTGGG GTGACACCGGAGCCGGTCATGCATGCTGGGAAGCTCCGTGAGCCCAAACTCTGCAGCCCGAGGGCCAACAT gtccctgtgccagggcctcaccagggctgggcagcgGTGCCGGAAGAAAGCGATTCCCGGGCTGGAATTCTGCCACATCCACACCAGCAGCAGTAGCTTGGCCATGGATTCGTCCCCCCATTTTTGA